A genome region from Setaria italica strain Yugu1 chromosome III, Setaria_italica_v2.0, whole genome shotgun sequence includes the following:
- the LOC101786939 gene encoding probable calcium-binding protein CML22 isoform X1: protein MAIRTQTLQQAAETLSIPSSLSGQLNRRPVAAMGIVASMCMEPIKRRRVEKDLDDKVAAALRERARSRQRTFRSVNSITMRLPRFKDGLRDIKDVFDQYDENSDGTIDNEELRRCLGKLQVQMSDEEADDVHRYCDIDRRNGIQFQEFVVLLCLMYLLFGPDVTRRVSEFESAKLNYVFDELIDAFLFFDKDGDGKMKRKDVTQRMNEESHQERTPSHITAQLFSTTLYSSCHSFHPSLSLLAFILICRGDGHRQEREGEPQGVPLLHNQMGRPRDRRRRKQRGLSLACLPFRLRFNR, encoded by the exons ATGGCGATTCGCACGCAAACTCTTCAGCAGGCGGCGGAAACGCTTTCCATCCCTTCTTCTCTCTCAG GTCAGCTGAATCGGCGGCCAGTTGCAGCGATGGGGATAGTGGCTTCCATGTGCATGGAACCCATCAAGCGCCGGCGAGTGGAGAAGGACCTCGACgacaaggtggcggcggcgctccgggagCGGGCCAGGTCCCGGCAGCGGACGTTCCGGTCGGTGAACAGCATCACCATGCGCCTGCCCCGCTTCAAGGACGGCCTCCGGGACATCAAGGACGTCTTCGACCAGTACG ACGAGAACTCCGACGGCACTATCGACAACGAGGAGCTGCGGCGCTGCCTGGGCAAGCTCCAGGTCCAGATGTCCGACGAGGAGGCCGACGACGTGCACCGCTACTGCGACATCGACCGCCGGAACGGCATCCAGTTCCAGGAGTTCGTCGTCCTCCTCTGCCTCATGTACCTGCTCTTCGGCCCCGACGTCACGCGACGC GTCTCCGAGTTCGAGTCGGCGAAGCTCAACTACGTCTTCGACGAGCTCATCGACGCTTTCCTCTTCTTCGACAAGGACGGCGACGGCAAGATGAAGAGGAAAGACGTCACCCAGAGGATGAACGAGGAGTCGCACCAGGAGAGGACACCCAGCCACATCACGGCGCAGCTATTCAGTACCACTCTCTACTCCAGCTGCCATTCATTtcatccctctctctctctgcttgCGTTTATTTTAATTTGCAGAGGAGATGGACATCGACAGGAACGGGAAGGTGAACCTCAAGGAGTTCCTCTACTCCATAATCAGATGGGCAGGCCACGAGACCGAAGACGACGCAAGCAACGAGGGCTCTCCCTAGCGTGTCTTCCTTTTCGCCTCCGTTTTAACCGATGA
- the LOC101786939 gene encoding probable calcium-binding protein CML22 isoform X3 — protein sequence MAIRTQTLQQAAETLSIPSSLSGQLNRRPVAAMGIVASMCMEPIKRRRVEKDLDDKVAAALRERARSRQRTFRSVNSITMRLPRFKDGLRDIKDVFDQYDENSDGTIDNEELRRCLGKLQVQMSDEEADDVHRYCDIDRRNGIQFQEFVVLLCLMYLLFGPDVTRRVSEFESAKLNYVFDELIDAFLFFDKDGDGKMKRKDVTQRMNEESHQERTPSHITAQLFKEMDIDRNGKVNLKEFLYSIIRWAGHETEDDASNEGSP from the exons ATGGCGATTCGCACGCAAACTCTTCAGCAGGCGGCGGAAACGCTTTCCATCCCTTCTTCTCTCTCAG GTCAGCTGAATCGGCGGCCAGTTGCAGCGATGGGGATAGTGGCTTCCATGTGCATGGAACCCATCAAGCGCCGGCGAGTGGAGAAGGACCTCGACgacaaggtggcggcggcgctccgggagCGGGCCAGGTCCCGGCAGCGGACGTTCCGGTCGGTGAACAGCATCACCATGCGCCTGCCCCGCTTCAAGGACGGCCTCCGGGACATCAAGGACGTCTTCGACCAGTACG ACGAGAACTCCGACGGCACTATCGACAACGAGGAGCTGCGGCGCTGCCTGGGCAAGCTCCAGGTCCAGATGTCCGACGAGGAGGCCGACGACGTGCACCGCTACTGCGACATCGACCGCCGGAACGGCATCCAGTTCCAGGAGTTCGTCGTCCTCCTCTGCCTCATGTACCTGCTCTTCGGCCCCGACGTCACGCGACGC GTCTCCGAGTTCGAGTCGGCGAAGCTCAACTACGTCTTCGACGAGCTCATCGACGCTTTCCTCTTCTTCGACAAGGACGGCGACGGCAAGATGAAGAGGAAAGACGTCACCCAGAGGATGAACGAGGAGTCGCACCAGGAGAGGACACCCAGCCACATCACGGCGCAGCTATTCA AGGAGATGGACATCGACAGGAACGGGAAGGTGAACCTCAAGGAGTTCCTCTACTCCATAATCAGATGGGCAGGCCACGAGACCGAAGACGACGCAAGCAACGAGGGCTCTCCCTAG
- the LOC101786939 gene encoding probable calcium-binding protein CML22 isoform X2, whose protein sequence is MGIVASMCMEPIKRRRVEKDLDDKVAAALRERARSRQRTFRSVNSITMRLPRFKDGLRDIKDVFDQYDENSDGTIDNEELRRCLGKLQVQMSDEEADDVHRYCDIDRRNGIQFQEFVVLLCLMYLLFGPDVTRRVSEFESAKLNYVFDELIDAFLFFDKDGDGKMKRKDVTQRMNEESHQERTPSHITAQLFSTTLYSSCHSFHPSLSLLAFILICRGDGHRQEREGEPQGVPLLHNQMGRPRDRRRRKQRGLSLACLPFRLRFNR, encoded by the exons ATGGGGATAGTGGCTTCCATGTGCATGGAACCCATCAAGCGCCGGCGAGTGGAGAAGGACCTCGACgacaaggtggcggcggcgctccgggagCGGGCCAGGTCCCGGCAGCGGACGTTCCGGTCGGTGAACAGCATCACCATGCGCCTGCCCCGCTTCAAGGACGGCCTCCGGGACATCAAGGACGTCTTCGACCAGTACG ACGAGAACTCCGACGGCACTATCGACAACGAGGAGCTGCGGCGCTGCCTGGGCAAGCTCCAGGTCCAGATGTCCGACGAGGAGGCCGACGACGTGCACCGCTACTGCGACATCGACCGCCGGAACGGCATCCAGTTCCAGGAGTTCGTCGTCCTCCTCTGCCTCATGTACCTGCTCTTCGGCCCCGACGTCACGCGACGC GTCTCCGAGTTCGAGTCGGCGAAGCTCAACTACGTCTTCGACGAGCTCATCGACGCTTTCCTCTTCTTCGACAAGGACGGCGACGGCAAGATGAAGAGGAAAGACGTCACCCAGAGGATGAACGAGGAGTCGCACCAGGAGAGGACACCCAGCCACATCACGGCGCAGCTATTCAGTACCACTCTCTACTCCAGCTGCCATTCATTtcatccctctctctctctgcttgCGTTTATTTTAATTTGCAGAGGAGATGGACATCGACAGGAACGGGAAGGTGAACCTCAAGGAGTTCCTCTACTCCATAATCAGATGGGCAGGCCACGAGACCGAAGACGACGCAAGCAACGAGGGCTCTCCCTAGCGTGTCTTCCTTTTCGCCTCCGTTTTAACCGATGA